In a genomic window of Thiosocius teredinicola:
- a CDS encoding selenium metabolism-associated LysR family transcriptional regulator, protein MADRRLQVFHTVARLLSFTKAAETLHMTQPAVTFQVRQLEEYFNTRLFDRTHNRISLTEAGARVYEYADKIFELYGEMENAVREMTGEISGSLTIGASTTIAEYMLPALLGDFRAKYPDVSIHLKVANTDGIVSMVENNTIDLGVVEAPVSNKNLVVDECRRDNLVAIVPPGHPKAGRKQISLDELLEYPFICREEGSGTREVIAEHMNQNSNCQRCMDVAMELGSPEAVKGAVEAGMGISVVSNATIQKELRLGTLVAIDLDPPLERPFSFVHQKQKFRVRVMEELLDFARAYCEEHRDS, encoded by the coding sequence ATGGCCGACCGTCGGTTGCAAGTCTTCCATACAGTCGCGCGCCTGCTTAGCTTTACTAAGGCTGCCGAGACCCTGCACATGACGCAACCCGCCGTGACCTTCCAGGTTCGGCAGTTGGAGGAATATTTCAACACCCGCTTGTTCGACCGTACGCATAACCGTATCAGCCTCACCGAGGCCGGCGCGCGCGTCTATGAGTACGCTGACAAGATCTTCGAGTTGTACGGCGAGATGGAAAACGCGGTGCGCGAGATGACCGGTGAGATCAGTGGTTCACTGACGATCGGAGCGAGCACGACGATCGCCGAATATATGTTGCCCGCGCTGCTGGGTGATTTTCGCGCCAAATATCCGGACGTGAGCATTCATCTCAAGGTCGCCAATACCGACGGCATCGTATCGATGGTCGAGAACAACACCATCGACCTGGGCGTTGTCGAGGCGCCGGTCAGCAACAAGAACCTGGTGGTCGACGAGTGTCGCCGCGATAACCTGGTCGCCATCGTGCCCCCTGGTCATCCCAAGGCGGGGCGCAAGCAGATCTCGCTGGATGAGTTGCTGGAGTACCCGTTCATCTGCCGCGAAGAGGGTTCGGGTACGCGCGAGGTCATCGCCGAGCACATGAACCAGAACTCCAACTGCCAGCGCTGCATGGATGTCGCCATGGAACTGGGTAGCCCCGAGGCGGTTAAGGGTGCCGTCGAAGCCGGCATGGGCATCTCAGTGGTTTCCAATGCGACGATCCAGAAAGAACTGCGCCTGGGTACCCTGGTCGCCATCGATCTGGATCCACCGCTCGAGCGTCCTTTCTCTTTCGTGCACCAGAAACAGAAGTTCCGCGTGCGTGTCATGGAAGAACTCCTGGATTTCGCACGCGCTTACTGCGAAGAGCATCGCGACAGCTAG
- a CDS encoding AI-2E family transporter, whose amino-acid sequence MRLITDWFKRTFSDPQIVFLTLVLAIGFAVVLTMGDMLAPVLASAVIAYLLEGLVVILEDRGLPRWISVTLVFVVFVLFLALVLFGLMPMLSRQVTELIQQLPVMISVGQQALMTLPERFPDVISPAQAQEILDGIRREIGSYGQEVLTMSISSVVGVLTIVVYLVLMPMLVFFFLKDKDIIVRWFSNFMPTERSLANLVWLEVDRQIANYVRGKFWEIIIVWAASFVAFSYFGLQYAMLLAVIVGLSVVVPYVGATVVTFPVVLVAWFQWGWGQDFIWVSVTYLIIQALDGNVLVPLLFGEVVNLHPIAIIVAILVFGGLWGFWGVFFAIPLATLVNAVLRAWPARKPLPKPA is encoded by the coding sequence ATGCGACTTATCACAGACTGGTTCAAGCGCACCTTCTCCGATCCACAGATCGTGTTTCTGACGTTGGTGCTGGCGATCGGTTTTGCGGTCGTACTCACGATGGGCGACATGCTGGCCCCGGTGCTCGCCAGTGCGGTGATCGCGTACCTGCTCGAAGGCCTGGTCGTGATACTCGAAGACCGGGGGCTGCCGCGTTGGATCTCGGTCACTCTTGTATTCGTCGTGTTCGTGCTGTTCCTTGCGCTGGTTCTGTTCGGCCTGATGCCGATGCTGTCCCGCCAGGTTACCGAACTGATCCAGCAATTGCCGGTCATGATCTCGGTCGGTCAGCAGGCCTTGATGACCCTGCCAGAGCGCTTCCCCGATGTGATCTCACCCGCGCAGGCGCAGGAGATACTGGATGGGATCCGCCGTGAGATCGGCAGCTATGGGCAGGAGGTGCTAACGATGTCGATCTCTTCGGTCGTCGGCGTGCTGACCATCGTCGTCTACCTCGTTCTGATGCCGATGCTGGTGTTCTTCTTTCTCAAGGACAAAGACATCATCGTGCGCTGGTTCAGCAACTTCATGCCGACAGAGCGCAGCCTGGCCAACCTCGTTTGGCTGGAGGTCGATCGGCAGATCGCGAACTATGTGCGCGGCAAGTTCTGGGAGATCATCATCGTGTGGGCCGCGAGCTTCGTGGCTTTCTCGTACTTCGGCCTGCAGTACGCGATGCTGCTGGCTGTCATCGTCGGCCTATCGGTTGTGGTGCCCTATGTGGGCGCGACCGTGGTGACCTTCCCGGTGGTGTTGGTGGCATGGTTCCAATGGGGCTGGGGACAGGATTTCATCTGGGTGTCGGTCACCTACCTGATCATCCAGGCGCTCGACGGCAACGTGTTGGTGCCGCTGCTGTTCGGGGAGGTCGTCAACCTGCACCCGATCGCCATCATTGTCGCGATCCTGGTGTTCGGTGGGCTATGGGGATTCTGGGGCGTGTTCTTCGCGATCCCGCTGGCGACGCTGGTCAACGCGGTATTGCGTGCCTGGCCGGCACGCAAACCGCTTCCCAAGCCTGCTTGA
- a CDS encoding YgaP family membrane protein: MSKNVGTVDRAIRAIAGIAIIAWGYVEQNWLGAIGLVPLFTAAIGWCPAYVPFGIKTNKS, encoded by the coding sequence ATGAGCAAGAACGTAGGTACCGTCGATCGCGCGATCCGCGCAATTGCAGGCATCGCCATCATTGCATGGGGATATGTCGAACAGAACTGGCTGGGCGCTATCGGTCTGGTCCCGCTGTTCACCGCGGCCATCGGCTGGTGTCCAGCATACGTGCCGTTCGGCATCAAGACCAACAAGTCGTAA
- a CDS encoding Crp/Fnr family transcriptional regulator, whose amino-acid sequence MLDSAQLSAFNRHFPNIAADAWLRERITTATAAVELERGCNICYEGDECHHLALVVSGAARVFKLAESGREITLYRVEPGECCILTASCMLSGERFPANATVETELEAVLIPQRQVTTWMGESAVWRQFLWKLLAERLGDVISLVEEVAFRRMDERLGEYLADHAEHHGPVLQATHQKIAADLGTSREVVSRMLKDFEQRGLLQLSRGRIELGDADALHSVSQSM is encoded by the coding sequence ATGCTCGACAGCGCGCAACTGAGTGCATTCAACCGCCACTTTCCGAACATTGCTGCCGATGCTTGGTTGCGCGAACGGATCACGACCGCCACAGCCGCCGTGGAACTGGAGCGCGGCTGCAACATCTGCTACGAAGGCGACGAGTGCCACCATCTCGCGCTGGTTGTCTCAGGCGCAGCACGTGTATTTAAGCTGGCCGAGTCAGGCCGCGAAATCACGCTGTACCGGGTTGAGCCGGGAGAATGCTGCATTCTGACTGCGTCGTGCATGCTCAGCGGCGAACGCTTCCCGGCCAATGCCACAGTCGAGACCGAACTCGAAGCGGTGCTGATCCCGCAACGTCAGGTGACGACGTGGATGGGCGAATCGGCGGTATGGCGACAGTTTCTCTGGAAGCTACTGGCCGAGCGCCTTGGCGACGTGATCAGCCTGGTCGAAGAAGTGGCCTTTCGACGCATGGATGAACGCCTGGGCGAATACCTTGCCGACCACGCCGAACACCATGGGCCGGTGCTGCAGGCGACACATCAGAAGATTGCCGCCGACCTCGGCACGTCACGCGAGGTCGTCAGCCGCATGCTCAAGGATTTCGAACAGCGCGGGCTGCTGCAATTGAGCCGCGGGCGCATCGAACTCGGCGACGCAGATGCGCTTCATTCGGTCTCCCAGTCAATGTGA
- a CDS encoding EAL domain-containing protein, protein MAPSPDDLAPAKIKDKDAFVQQLPKRVAAIEDIWAKISDGNWDQRQLDALYERVQEISESSKTFGLFQLNESVFSLEVYLSSFVGADIEPGEAQVDAISGLLRALRTASDLCTASEQEKPSAPATTEVAVFMLGDQTGITSDLATALGKLDCKVEYFARGRELLDVLRSRRPKVIVADAAKLNDLQAIASDLEEARDAGTQHIPLLVVSDSSALQQRVEAIRAGSDGFFVAPLDAPIVAKQIRDLMRPEQTKPFRVLIVEDDPTQAEFAGSILKKSGIETLEVTEPVKVIDQLRTFKPDLILMDIYMPEVNGLELTTVIRDLPEFVAVPIVFLSGEQNTDKQLDALSVGGDDFVAKPIRPKHLLTVVESRIRRSRQVMSATGQPPKRDRVTGLFSRKHLLDRVARVLDANDKSGVSAVVIVRPDHLPDLKLQLGIGGIDHLMAEFGGVIMDAIGDRDVAARIDEHTFGVLLKRDTNAGIEGLAKRLLSQLSDHCFSSDTSPTGSIGLCVISERYDDATGILNRAKAACDQAGAQGGNRIVTHIFAETTKQPKAAPDNELRDRVRDALNNDSFIVQYQPMLDLQTRGSEAYEILLRVANAEGDLLGDRELIEAADAAGVATDLDHWILDHAIDILKKRRDTGRRTQIFAHQSVYSALDSRLPDYLSEQLHQKRSNGTGLVLDFRLPDISHDLKAAKRNIGRLRDMDIEVSLSRFPEKDAAFKVLKYLHANYINIAPRLLKADRAVISSVIRQAHEASAKVIVSNIDDPRSIDLHWSSGADYLQGNFIQRALEDMDYDFSQVVI, encoded by the coding sequence ATGGCGCCATCGCCGGACGATTTAGCCCCAGCGAAGATCAAAGACAAAGATGCGTTCGTTCAGCAGTTGCCCAAGCGGGTGGCTGCCATCGAAGACATCTGGGCCAAGATCAGCGACGGCAACTGGGATCAACGACAACTCGATGCGCTGTACGAGCGCGTTCAGGAGATCTCCGAGTCGAGCAAGACGTTCGGCCTGTTTCAACTCAACGAAAGCGTTTTCTCGCTCGAAGTCTACCTAAGTTCATTTGTCGGCGCCGATATCGAGCCCGGCGAGGCGCAGGTGGACGCCATCAGCGGATTGCTTCGCGCCCTGCGAACGGCATCCGACTTGTGCACTGCCAGCGAGCAGGAAAAACCCAGCGCCCCCGCGACCACCGAAGTCGCCGTCTTCATGCTTGGCGACCAGACCGGCATCACGTCCGACCTGGCGACGGCGCTGGGCAAGCTCGACTGCAAGGTCGAATACTTCGCTCGCGGCCGGGAGCTGCTGGACGTATTGCGGTCGCGGCGACCGAAGGTGATCGTCGCCGATGCCGCCAAATTGAATGACCTGCAGGCGATAGCGTCCGATCTCGAAGAGGCGCGCGATGCGGGCACGCAGCATATCCCGCTGCTGGTGGTCAGCGATTCATCGGCGCTGCAACAGCGTGTCGAGGCTATCCGCGCGGGCAGCGACGGATTCTTCGTGGCTCCACTGGATGCGCCGATCGTCGCGAAACAGATCCGCGACCTGATGCGTCCTGAACAAACCAAGCCGTTCCGTGTACTGATCGTCGAGGACGACCCCACCCAGGCCGAATTCGCCGGATCGATCCTGAAGAAATCCGGCATCGAAACGCTCGAAGTTACCGAGCCGGTCAAAGTGATCGACCAGCTACGCACCTTCAAGCCCGACCTGATCCTGATGGACATCTACATGCCGGAGGTCAACGGCCTGGAGCTGACCACGGTGATCCGTGACCTGCCGGAGTTTGTCGCGGTACCGATCGTGTTCCTGTCGGGTGAGCAGAACACCGACAAGCAACTGGATGCCTTGAGCGTCGGTGGTGACGATTTTGTTGCCAAGCCGATTCGCCCGAAACATCTGCTGACCGTGGTCGAAAGCCGGATCCGCCGCTCGCGCCAGGTGATGAGTGCAACCGGGCAACCGCCGAAGCGCGACCGTGTGACCGGCCTGTTTTCACGCAAGCACCTGTTGGATCGCGTTGCCCGCGTACTGGACGCCAACGACAAGAGCGGCGTGTCGGCCGTTGTCATCGTTCGCCCCGATCACCTGCCTGATCTGAAACTGCAGCTGGGCATCGGCGGCATCGATCACCTGATGGCGGAGTTCGGTGGCGTGATCATGGATGCGATCGGCGATCGCGATGTGGCGGCACGCATCGACGAACACACCTTCGGCGTGCTGTTGAAGCGCGACACCAATGCCGGCATCGAAGGGCTGGCAAAACGCCTGCTGTCGCAGCTCTCCGATCATTGCTTTTCTTCAGATACCTCGCCGACCGGCAGTATCGGCCTGTGCGTGATCAGCGAACGCTACGACGACGCCACCGGCATACTGAACCGCGCCAAGGCAGCCTGCGATCAGGCCGGCGCACAAGGCGGCAACCGCATCGTTACGCATATCTTCGCCGAAACAACGAAGCAACCGAAGGCCGCACCTGACAACGAACTGCGCGATCGGGTGCGCGACGCGCTGAACAACGACAGCTTCATCGTCCAGTATCAGCCGATGCTCGACCTGCAGACGCGCGGCAGCGAGGCCTACGAAATCCTGCTGCGGGTCGCGAATGCCGAGGGCGATCTGCTCGGCGACCGTGAATTGATCGAGGCTGCCGACGCGGCCGGTGTGGCCACCGATCTCGACCACTGGATACTCGACCACGCTATCGACATCCTCAAGAAGCGCCGCGACACCGGCCGACGCACGCAGATCTTCGCGCATCAGTCGGTGTACAGCGCACTCGACAGCCGCCTGCCCGACTACCTCTCGGAGCAACTGCACCAGAAGCGTTCCAACGGCACCGGCCTGGTCCTGGACTTCCGCCTGCCGGACATCTCGCATGACCTGAAAGCCGCCAAGCGCAACATCGGGCGGCTGCGCGATATGGACATCGAGGTTTCCTTGTCGCGCTTTCCTGAGAAGGATGCGGCGTTCAAGGTGCTCAAGTACCTGCACGCCAATTACATCAACATAGCCCCTCGCCTGCTCAAGGCCGACCGCGCCGTGATCAGCAGCGTCATCCGCCAGGCGCACGAAGCCTCAGCCAAGGTCATCGTGTCGAACATCGACGACCCGCGCAGTATCGACCTGCACTGGTCATCCGGGGCCGACTATCTGCAAGGCAACTTCATTCAGCGGGCGCTCGAAGACATGGACTACGACTTCTCGCAGGTCGTCATCTGA